In the genome of Daucus carota subsp. sativus chromosome 9, DH1 v3.0, whole genome shotgun sequence, the window TAACTAATCCTTGACTCATCTCAATTGATTTACCATcaaatcaaaatcttgaaatCGAGTAGATCTGAAATCTTGGAACGGATTCGTGGGGAGTATTATTGCGAAAACGAGAATAAATCAAGCAACATAAACTGATACGGAGCTTTTCGTCGGTGAAAATCGATGAAATCTCCGATGGCGGccggaaaaaagaagaaagagaggaggttagggtttttttttaaagagaGGAGGCTAGGAAAAAATTTAGGATGTACATGTTCTAGCATGAAATatgaatttatgaaaaaaatcaaaaaaaaacaaaaaataaataatcagaATCCAGTTAAAAGAATACCAGATAAATTCAGACTGATTAAAACATCagaatttaatatttgatgAAAAGGCCTAAACAATCACAACCAGATTGGTGAACACAATGATAAGAAAGAACTAGACAGCTGCATGTTAGAGATAGCTATATGTTGCCTGAGAAACTAGGTACCGAAATGTTTGGTGAGAGTAGCTTCTCAATTAcattttacataaaaaaaaactacttaGTACAGTCTCGCGTATATGTTATTCATGATGCACTGCAATTGACTACAAGATGTACATTGATATGGATTAGAGCTGCACTATATAACTGCTTCCAATTGTAATCTCAAATAACATAAGCAAAACACAAATCCTAAGATGCATCACATTGAGCTTGTGTTTTTCCCTTTCTCTTTGTTGATCTTTCTCTACTATTGTCGCAGTGGAGCTCTTGAGCTTCTTTTTCTCTCTGTGTCCTTGATGATCTCTCTCTGCTACTGTTTAATGTGCAGAGGCACTAGCGTTTTCTTAACCAATTGGCCCCTCTTGGGCATGACGCCTGGTCTGCTTAAGAATGCCCATAGAATACTTGACTTCGTTACATTTCTTCTCCAAGAAAACCAGCAAACTTTTTACATCAACGGGCCTATTTTAGCAAACAGAGATATCCTTTTGACTTGTGATCCTGCTAATGTCAACTACATCTTGAGCAAGAATTTCACCAACTTCTCCAAAGGCCCGGAGTTTGGCAAGATTTTTGATATACTTGGGGAGGGGATCTTGAGTTCTGATGGTCATCTTTGGGAAATTCATCGCAGAACTACAATGTCACTCTTCAATCATTTGCAGTTTTATCAAATGTTACAAAGGACTGTGAGGAAAAAGCTGGAGGAAGGGTTAATTCCAGTGCTTGATCACGTCTCTAAGCATGGAATCGAGGTGGATTTGCAGGACATATTCCAGAGACTTGCCTTTGACAATATTTCCTCCTTACTTCTAGACCATGACCCTCAAAGCCTCACTCTTGAATTACCTGATATTCCTTACCAGAACTCTATTCCAGCTATTGAAGAGGCGTTACTGTATAGACATATTCTTCCTGAAAGCATTTGGAAGCTGCAAAATTGGATTGGATTCGGTAAAGAAAAAGGTCTAAACAAAGGCTGGGAAGCAATTGATGAATACCTATATACCTGTATATCCATGAAGCGCCAACAACTTGTACACACAAATTCTTTGCAAATGTCTTCAGCAGATGAGGATCATAAACTAGATTGGTCGACTGCTTACATGGAATCAAAGTACAAAGAAAACCTGGGAAGCCCTGATAAATTTTTGAGGGACACTTTGTTTAGTTTAATGTTTGCTGGGAGGGATACTACCAGTGCAGCTCTTTCCTGGTTTTTTTGGCTTCTCTGGAAAAACCCTTCAGTGGAATCTAAAATTCTAGAAGAGATCAGAAGAAATTTGAGTACAAGTGAACTTAAAAGCAGGATTGTTTTTCACAAAAAGGAAGAGTTGCAGAAACTAGTTTATCTACATGGAGCTTTGTGTGAGACCTTAAGACTCTTTCCTCCTGTTCCTTTCAATCACAAGTCCCCAAAACAACCAGACATTCTTCCAAGTGGCCATCGAGTGGATAAAGACTCCAAGATTGTGTTGTCATTTTATAGCATGGGAAAAATGGAGAGTATATGGGGAGAAGATTGCCTGGAGTTCAAGCCAGAGAGATGGATAACTGAACGTGGAGAGATCAAACATGAACCTTCATACAAGTTCAGCGCTTTTAATGCAGGGCCAAGATATTGTTTAGGCAAGGAAATGTCGTTCACTCAGATGAAGATTGTTGCCACAACCATGATATACAATTACAAAATACAAGTGACTGAAGGTCATCCCATAGTCCCTCGCGATTCTGTTGTTCTGGAAATGAAATATGGTCTTAAAGTCCGGTTAAGTAGAAGAAATGTGCGCTGAGATCCTTCTCAAGATTGAACTACTATTCTATCCTATAAACATATTAAGTCAGTTGTCACTATGAACAACTAGCTGTTGGTGTATTCAATAAATTGGTCATAGAGCAAAACTCTGTGTAGTGATTCATTGCTCTTTCGTACTCCTCCTACATCTTGCTTATTCACTTCAACTGGCAAGTTTCCGACCTTCTTAATAAACATGTGTCGCATGGATTCTCAGCTTTATATATCGTTTTCtgcttaaattttaattttccatTGCATCGATATGTGCAAACCTCAACAATAATCGACAGTCTCAGATTCAAAGGTCTCACAACATAAGTACAACTATAAATTGGATTTATGATTTTCTATGTATCCAAAAGGTAATCAGATATAGGTGGCTAATTTAATTGAGAAATGCTAGGTCCACAGAAAGCGATACAAAATTAGTTACAGAATGAACTGACAGAGGCACATTGAGTATGAGGCACCTATACTCTTATTCTAATATCATTACCCAGATGGCCACATTAGTGTAAATCTTAATGGATATATCATCAACTCTACATGTCAGCCAGCCATCAAATTCTATTTTTACTTTCCGGCAATTGTATAAGTCGTAAATAGAAATAAGAACATTAATCATGAATGGAGTATTTATAGTGACCTGTTTCACTAATCACTTATCTTTGTGCAGGAATTTATGCTCTTTACAGAACGGCTTCTGTGAAGAAAGGACCTGCACTTGAATTTCTGGCTGAGAATGAGAAAAATGATTATGATTGGTAAACAACCAACTTTGAAACTCTCTGGATGCTGAACCAATCTCCGGTGAAGATGAGAAAACATTAAGATTTGAATTCTTAGGCTCGTTTCTTGGACCACCAGATGAAATTATTTTGTTGATGAATGAATAGTTTCCAGAATTAGGTTTGGTGAAAGAAGATTGTTTGGAGCTCACTTATATTCTAATGGAACTTATTTTTTCACCTACTTTACTTATTTTAAAGTCCAAGATTCACCTATTCACTTCTCAATAGAACTTCATCCACCATTCCTTTTAAAGCCAAATCAAGCTTTCTGAATTAGCCAATCCCAATAGAAGGATTGGAAGGGATATGGAAGCATCTTTTGAAACAAAGGCCAAGGGTCGAGAGTGGATTACGGGCGCCTATCTTTTGGGGCATGAACTTGCCTTCGTGTCCCTAATAAATCATAAGAATATTGGGGGTCACATGGAGTCGAACTCGAGTCTCCCGCGagcctaagctctgataccatgttaagtgatcaagtctcctaaaacctcaaggtgttaggaggagggtTTACCAAGATCATATTCTAACAGCCAACAATGATGAATTTAATACTCACATCATCGGAGGCAGAATGGAAGAGATTTCCCGGTCTGCAATTCCATCTACTCTGACAGATTGGTCAGAGTAAAGTCAGTAGTTGATCCAAGTATTTTTTTCAGACATGAGCAGAGCATCCCTCCGGTAAGAACTTGATAGTCTGCTGAATGATCTCGTCTGTATTTGTCATTTATTTCTTTAAACGAGTCTGCTTGTAAGTTCGTGGAAGCAATATCAGGTGACATGATCAGAtgccccaaacttaaaatttaggATGTATATGTTCTAGCATGAATATATGACTTTCTggaaaaattcataaaaacaaaaaataaataatcagaATACCGTTAAAAGAACCAGATAAATTCAGACTGATGTAAACATCAGAATTAAATATTTGGAAAGGCCTGAACAATCACAACCAGATTGGTGAACACAACGATAGAATAAAACTAGACAGCCGCGTATTAGAGATAGCTATATGGTGCGTGAGAAACTAGGTACCTAAATGTTTGGTGGAAGTATAGTAGGTGCCAAACCTAGTGCTATCACTATAGAATCCCAACATAATCTGAAAGATACATCTGGTACTGCTTTACCCCAGATGCCTTAGTTTATAGACTTTTAGTAGGTCAGTTGATTTACTTAACCGTTACTCGACCCGACCTTTCATACTCGGTGCACACCCTTAGTCAGTTTATGGCTGTACCTATAAATCTTTATTAGCAGGCTGCTTTAAAATTGGTTTGCTACATTAAAGCTCCTCAGGACACGGGTTACTATTATCTTCTACTGGCCCTCTTATTTTCAAAGCCTATTGTGATGCAGATTGAGCAACATGCCCTATGACGCGTCGTTCTTTATCTGGTTACTGTGTGTGAGGTTTCCTGGCCATTCAATCTTTTGGCAGAGCTTCAGTTTAAGATTCCTACACCCATTCCTTTATACTGTGACAACACTCTAGCCATCCACATTGCAGAGGTTTTACATGAGAGAACAAAACATATCGAACTTGACTGTCACTTCATCCGTAACAAGGTTTTGTCACACTGATATGCTTCAAGGATGTACATGTACTAGCATGAAGATATGACTTTCtgaaaaattcataaaaatgaaatataaatgaTCAGAATCCAGTTAAAAGAATACCAGATAGATTCGGACTGATATAAACATCAGActttaatatttgaaaaggCCTAAACAATCACAACCAGATTGGCTACCACAATTAATAACTGGACAGCGTACCTCTCGTAGATGTACACTGATATGGATTAGAGCTGCACTATATAACTGCTTCCAATTGCAAtctcaaataatattataagcAAAACACAAATCCTAAGATGCCTCACATTGAGCTTGTGTTTTTTTCTTTGTCTTTGTTGATCTTTCTCTACTATTGTCACAGTGGAGCTCTTGAGCTTATTTTTCTCTCTGTGTCCTTGATGATCTCTCTCTGCTACTGTTTCATGTGCAGAGGCACTAGCGATTTGTCAAGCAATTGGCCCCTCTTGGGCATGTTGCCAGGTTTTCTTAAGAATGCCCATAGAATACTTGACTTCGTCACGTTACTTCTCCAAGAAAACCATCAAACTTTATACGTCAAAGGGCCTATTTTGGCAAACAGAAATGCCCTTTTGACTTGTGATCCTGTTAATGTCAACTACATCTTGAGCAAGAATTTCACCAACTTTTCCAAAGGCCCGGAGTTTGGCAAGATATATGATATACTTGGAGAGGGGATCATTAGTTCTGATGGTCAACTTTGGAAAATTCATCGCAGAACTACAATGTCACTCTTCAAATATTTGCAATTCTATCAAATGTTACAAAGGACCGTGAGGAAAAAGCTGGAGGAAGGGTTACTTCCAGTGCttgatcgcgtctctaagcatgGAATCGAGGTGGATTTGCAGGACATATTCCAGAGACTTACCTTTGACAATATTTCTTCCTTACTTCTAGACCATGACCCTCAAAGCCTTACTCTTAATTTACCTGATATTCCTTCCCACAAGTCTTTTTCAGCTGTTGAAGAGGCGTTACTGTATAGACATGTTCTTCCTGAAAGCATTTGGAAGCTGCAAAATTGGATTGGATTCGGTAGAGAAAAAGGTCTAAACAAAGGCTGGGAAGCAATTGATGAATACCTATATACCTGTATATCCATGAAGCGCCAACAAGTTGTACACACAAATTCTTTGCAAATGTCTTCAGCAGATGAGGATCATAAACTAGATTGGTCGACTGCTTACATGGAATCAGCGTACAAAGAAAACCTGGGAAGCCCTGATAAATTTTTAAGGGACACTTTGCTTAGTTTAATGGTTGCTGGGAGAGATACTACCAGCGCAGCTCTTTCCTGGTTTTTTTGGCTTCTCTGGAAAAACCCTTCAGTGGAATCTAAAATTCTAGAAGAGATCAGAAGAAATTTGAGTACAAGTGAACTTAAAAGCAAGATTGTTTTTCACAAAAAGGAAGAGTTGCAGAAACTAGTTTATCTACATGGAGCTTTGTGTGAGACCTTAAGACTCTTTCCTTCCGTTCCTTTCAATCAAAAGTCTCCAAAACAACCTGACATTCTTCCAAGTGGCCATCGAGTAGATAAAGActcaaatattattttgtcaTTTTATAGCATGGGAAGAATGGAGAGTATATGGGGAGAAGATTGCCTGGAGTTCAAGCCAGAGAGATGGATAACTGAACGTGGAGAGATCAAACATGAACCTTCATACAAGTTCATCGCTTTTAGTGCAGGGCCAAGATATTGTTTAGGCAAGGAAATGTCCTTCACTCAGATGAAGATTGTTGCCACAACCATGATATACAATTACAAAATACAAGTGACTGAAGGTCATCCCATAGTCCCTCGTGATTCTGTTGTTCTGGAAATGAAATATGGTCTTAAAGTCCGGTTAAGTAGAAGAAATGTGCGCTGAGATCCTGCTTCTCAAGATTGAACTACTATTCTATCCTATAAACATATTAAGTCAGTTGTCACTATGAACAACTAGCTGTTGGTGTATTCAATAAATTGGTCATAGAGCAAAACTCTGTGTAGTGATTCATTGCTCTTTCGTACTCCTCCTACATCTTGCTTATTCACTTCAACTGCCAAGTCTCTGACCACCTTAATAAACATGTGTCACATGGATTCTCAGCTCTATATATAGTTTTCtgcttaaattttaattttccatGGCATCGATTTGTGCAAACCCCAACAATAACCGACAGTCTCAGATTCAAAGGTCTCACAACATAAGTATAACTATAAATTGGATtgatgattttatatatatccaAAAGGTAATCGCATATAGGTGGCTAATTCAATTGAGAAATGCTAGGTCCACAGAAAGCGATACAGAATTAGTTACAAAATGAGCTGACAGTACGAGGCACATTGAGTATGAGGCACCAATACTCGCATTCTAATATCATTACCCAGATAGCCACATTAGTGTAAAGCCAGGAAATGTGCACGAAGCCGCCAAATGTAAGCGTTGTAGGGTGATTCCTTTCCGATCTTATTTGACATTTCTTCAACTCTACATGGCAGCCGGCCATCAAATTCTATTTTTGCAATCAGATGCAAGTTAATGGACTGTAGAAAGTCCAAACACAATGACACGTAaaacaattattatatttatgtatccGGCAATTGTATCACTGTCCTAAAATGCCGTCCCAACATAAAACCAGCTATAAGAATAGAAAGACAGTGAAGAGAAGAGTATTTAATAAGTCATAtacagaaataaaaataataatcatgaaTGGAGTACGAGGAAGTGGTGGTGGACGCCAGAGTATACGCGGGGCGCCTCCTCAAGGGCCAAATCGCGTAAAAGAAAGGGATGAAGATCTTCTCCTGTTCAAGGAGTTGCATAAGAAGGACAGGGTTGTCAGCCTACTTCAGCCAGTTTCTGATGAGTTTGAACCAACTGGTACTTGTGTGTGCTTGAAGTCTCGTGTTTCGGGATCATAATGACTTGTTTCACTAATCACTAATCTTTGTGCAGGAAATTATGCTCTTTACAGAATGGCTTCCGCGAAGAAAGGACCTTCACTTGAATTTCTGGCTGAGAATGAGAAAAATGACTATGATTGGTAAACAACCAACTTAAAAACTCTTGCACACACTccacaaaatatatttagagATCTGTCATCAATACGAGTCTAACAACGGATCTCTGTAAAGGCTAAAAACACCGCCTGCAACACCTCTTTTTCCGTCTCTGGAGATGGAAGCAAATGCGCCTGACATGGTTGTTCACAGGGAGCTGCCGATTATCCAAACTCTCTCAAGGGTGTGCCTTCTGAAATTCAGACTTGCGTACTTTTAAGGACCAGAAACGAATGTAATGAGCTTAATTACTAGAGTTTATGCCAGTTTGCAGGCAATACAGAGGTGGCCAAACAAGCTAGCAGCACGAAGAGTACTATTGCAAGATCAAAGTCACCAAGTCCTAAATCAAAAGTCCCATTCAGATCCACGACCCCGAACAGAAAACAAATGCCTAATCCCTCAGCTGAGCAGAAGAAAAACAGTAAATCTGCTCCCACGTTCTTCAGCCAAAAACCAAGCCTAGCTGTGACTAACACATCAACTGAGCAATCGGATAGATTAGATGCAACTTCCACCCCTACTAATTCCTCGAGGATATCTACATTGCCAAACCAAAGAGAAAGCcatctgaattttttttcttcaaaccTCTCCAAAAGCATTGGAGAGCTCAATTTATCAAAAACGAAACCTACTAGCAGAGGTGTATCGCCACAAGTCATGAGATCAATAAAAACTACAGCTCAGACCCTCGGTGTTTCTGATGAAACACCTCCCAATCTCAAAACAGAACGGTCAGCTTCGGCTCTCAGAGCCCAAGCTGACCGAGCTAGTTCAGCCCTGAGGGGCAGAGCACGACGACCTGTATCCGCCTTCAGAGACCGCCCTGAAACTCAAAATCCAAAGCAAATTAACCCTGTTGTGGTAGAGACCGCGACTAAAACAGTTAATAGGAGACAATCATGCTCACCGAGTGTGACCAGGGGCCGAAAAGTTGTCTCAAGTAGTACCGAAGAAAATTCAGCAACAACTCCAAAAGGGAAGCTTCAAGGCCAGGTTTTCGGGAGCAGAATGGTGGATAAGTTTCTGACAGCAAGGAAATCAAGCACCGAAGAAAAGGCAGGACCAGTTCTGAGGAGCAGAATGGGGGATAGTTTTTCGAGTAGTAAAAAATCAAGCGATGAAGAAAAATCAAATGGAAATGGAAGAATCTATGGTTCTATTAATGAGAGCTCTGGTTTTGGAAGGCTTATGGCCAAGAGTTCATTGGATGTGGCTGTCAAACATATGGTACATTTCTTcgttttcttcaaaattcatCCTGATTTCGGAACTGTATAACACTGCAAAACAATTTATGCTTTCTTGTGTTATTTCAAATAAAACTCGAGTAAATATTAATTGGCAATTTGAATGTTTATCCATATATATTAGTTGTCTTACTGGTTACATGTATTATATGCAGCAACAAGATAAACAAATGGCGAAAACTCGACAAACATCTGTGGGGAGACGAACGATAAGCTGAAGCAGCAGCAATCAAGGAGGACAATGAACTGCAGGAGCAATTTGAGTTCAAAACcagattatatatttcaagATTGCAATTTATTAGTACGTCTCGAAATATATTAACTCGTATTTACCATCTGTAACATTATCCACGGCACTGAGAGGCGGAACTTTATATACCAGTTCTTTATCATTTGTAACATTATCCGCGGCACTAAGAGGCAGGATGTTATACATTGAATGTTGCAATATATTGAGAGGTTtcgaaaataaattaagtcatgTTTTGCTGCTTGTAACATCATCCTGGCACAAGACATTCAAATCCACAGGCTATTTAAGAAGTGTTGCAATTATATTCATGAGTAATTTACAAAAAATGTTCACAGAATGACGTGTCTTTGCTCGTCTAAGAGTTTcgagatactccctccgtccctatcatttctatacatttttcttttcgagatgtcccattcaattctatacatttcaaaactttctcaaaatagtaaacttttataatataaaaatctcacccacccactactttcatctaCTTTTTCTAATTTATCCATTCAgaaaaaagtaataataattaataaaattatgtgATAGAgccgtttgagtgagtttaaaataagtgcttcttgcttaaaataaaaaagtggagcagaatttagaagcaaattaagacttataagtgattaaagtgtttgggaaataagcgctaaaataaaaactagtttttctagttttttataagtgctaCTTGACTTTTTGCATCAATTTACGAATaaatgcttataacttataaatcatgAAGCTGGGCGTACACAAGCACCCACGATATATGATTTTTAAGATTCATGTCCAACTTATCATGATGGAGTACTAAACTATCCAAAGTTATTGGCTCAAGATGTCGGTTGTACTCCGGCCGCTCTTTCAGAATTATGCGGTGGACCGCACCTGCATCTTTCTTGCTTCCATCCTACATCCGCCAccaaaaaaaagtaatttaagTACTGTCATCTTTTTAATTATTACTAATTTGAAGTGGAAAAAGAAAAACCAGATGCAACAACATGTAGCTGTGAGTTGCTTTCATGGCTTTTGGATGTCCGGCAAAAGTGATTTCGTAGCTTTTGGCAGTTCAAAATCTTTTTAGGTTAAAACACTTTAACTAGAGTTCTAATTTTATAGTGGTTTATAATCGTGCAACATGTCACtggtaatactccctccgtcccaatgaattgtatatagtttatttttagAGACGTTCCATCAAATTGTATAAGCAAacctttataatataaaatatcattacatcaactactttcttccTTTATGTCCTTTCTATAAacattattacacccactactttcctccactatctcaaatctattattaaatataaatgggtcccaccactatacccacttttcatctaactttactcatttcttacccaATTTCTCATAAAAATCtcataaaataagaaaaatatgatgAGATAAATATTGATTGACAGATAAATATTCAGTACTTGActtgcaaataaaaatattaaattactaagACCTTGTTTGAAAGTTAAAGATTTGGgtaaaaattagaggtttgaggtggtTTAGAAGTTTGACCACTAAAATATGCTAattttagtgtttggtagttagcggattgaaatagaggtttggggtCCAAAAAactactttgaggagttttttggattagagattttgatttgtgtcagaaaaaactaatcaatcagctatttatcaaacagttttacgagaaacagctaatccaatccgctagtcaaaacatctaattcaatcagctagtcaaaacatctaattccatccgctaacagctaaacCCCAAACAAGACGGCCTAAGGATACTGCAATATTCATAAGAAAAGCAACTTAAAAACGTTAAAAGAGTTTGAGAATATGTTAGTCATTCTTTTATTAGTAAGCACCTTTATTGATGGAATATGATTCCATTTCCATAATCTTGCATGCATGTGATTTTCTCTCTTTTTAGTATGTTTGTGAAAGCTGCAGCCTGCAAGTAAGCTCCAACGaatctctctttttctttttcttttgtttggtTTAACTCACCCTTCATTTTCTTAGCAACTAAGTATTTCTACTTGTGATCCTAATTTTTTtcacttaaatattttatacagaTAGTTACCCAACGCACACCGTTTTCATAAAGCAAAATTTTACAATTGTTGGCAGAAAGATTTAGtttgaaatcaaatttagaTTTAAAATGTTATAAGAtatctctcacacacacatatgattACAgtttaatatcacaaatatgtgCAACATTTTGGAActattcaatttaattaatatgaCAAAGAAAACcccaaaaatatttgtttttgctaaataaaaagaGCCACAAATTACAAAGTAATTTAATTAGCAAATAAAAAGATGGTGGGCAGTAGTCATCTTCCAAACCTTTTGTTACCAAGCTGCAACAATTTCTCATGCATGAAACCATGACAACTAAGAATACAACCTAACAccaaattatttacaaatctGGCCAAAAAGTAAAAAGCACAGAAATAGCCATCAATTCATGCATCAAACACAATATATAAACAACATGATGCTAGAGTTGAGTTGGTCCAGCATTATTTGTCTCAAACTAGAATCACCAAAAAAGAAACCATGAAGAGCAACAACAATAGCACTAGTAGCAGGGTCTCTGTTGTCATAAAGCCTCTGTTCTCTGTCTTGAGCTCCTTAGCCAAAGGCAAATGGGGCACCATCAAAACCAAAACCGAAACACTTAAAGCCAAGCTGGTCATTTTCTCCTTATTAAAGCCTAAACATCTCCCTGCTCTTGGCGCCATCTCCCACAAGATCCATGCACTAGTAGCCGGCAGTGGCGCCTCTGATCAGCAGCATCCTGATCGCGATGATCAAGTCCTCGACGAGGTTCAGCAGCAGCAAATGGTGGAGTACTACTACAACAACTACTACATTGATGACCATGAGGAGGATGACAATAAGTACCCTGATTTAAGGCATTGTTTTTTCGATGAGGAGGAGGATGATGGGGATGACCCCAATGCATCCGCAATTGATCAAGTGAGAAACTCTAAACAAGAGGAAGGGCATGATTTTAGTCTTGAGGATGAGATTGATCAGGTTGCAGATTTGTTTATAAATAAGTTTCATAAGAGGATGCGGATCCAGAAGCTGGCGTCGTTTAAGAGGTATCAAGCAATGCTGTCGAGAAGCACGTGAATTAGTACTTGTGTTGAGGATTATATGAAATATGTGTGCAATCTGCAGCATATGTAGCTGATGGCCTAGAAAACAAAGTCTTGTTTGTTCATTAGTTTCTCTTTTGTGTTCATCATTGTTTTGTATTCATATGTATTCTTACAAGAACCACAGATGTAAGTGGTACAACTTACCTCCATATTAACACAGTCTGTATCAAATTAATGACATGAAGATCTTCAATcttttgtgtttgtttgtgaTTCATTTCTCATACACCTTGCCAAAGTATAGTTCTTGAAGGCTCAGACAATCTCACTCCAAGTTATGCAGATTCAGGTATATATGATACTAACTTGTTTTACCAAATATCAGTATACCACAAAGAAAATATTCCCTCTGCTTTACCTTTTGGAGATGGGCTAACGTATAAATGATAGTTTCAcaagttattttaattttttttgaataaaaaataatatttaaatatttataaaataaattatgaaattatattttgtatacatcttaaaataaataaaagcaaTTATTATACAAATGGAAACCGCGAGGGGTATGCTATAATATTAAAGtatgtaacaaaaaaaaaactaatgaataaaataatttaatagggTTGCTATCTAAatgttaaaaattttcattaaaaaatgtTTAAGAATTTATAGTTGTAATAACGTGTCAACCAGTGAAGTATACATATGAagtatacatataaatt includes:
- the LOC108203347 gene encoding alkane hydroxylase MAH1-like, which produces MHHIELVFFPFSLLIFLYYCRSGALELLFLSVSLMISLCYCLMCRGTSVFLTNWPLLGMTPGLLKNAHRILDFVTFLLQENQQTFYINGPILANRDILLTCDPANVNYILSKNFTNFSKGPEFGKIFDILGEGILSSDGHLWEIHRRTTMSLFNHLQFYQMLQRTVRKKLEEGLIPVLDHVSKHGIEVDLQDIFQRLAFDNISSLLLDHDPQSLTLELPDIPYQNSIPAIEEALLYRHILPESIWKLQNWIGFGKEKGLNKGWEAIDEYLYTCISMKRQQLVHTNSLQMSSADEDHKLDWSTAYMESKYKENLGSPDKFLRDTLFSLMFAGRDTTSAALSWFFWLLWKNPSVESKILEEIRRNLSTSELKSRIVFHKKEELQKLVYLHGALCETLRLFPPVPFNHKSPKQPDILPSGHRVDKDSKIVLSFYSMGKMESIWGEDCLEFKPERWITERGEIKHEPSYKFSAFNAGPRYCLGKEMSFTQMKIVATTMIYNYKIQVTEGHPIVPRDSVVLEMKYGLKVRLSRRNVR
- the LOC108203346 gene encoding alkane hydroxylase MAH1-like translates to MPHIELVFFSLSLLIFLYYCHSGALELIFLSVSLMISLCYCFMCRGTSDLSSNWPLLGMLPGFLKNAHRILDFVTLLLQENHQTLYVKGPILANRNALLTCDPVNVNYILSKNFTNFSKGPEFGKIYDILGEGIISSDGQLWKIHRRTTMSLFKYLQFYQMLQRTVRKKLEEGLLPVLDRVSKHGIEVDLQDIFQRLTFDNISSLLLDHDPQSLTLNLPDIPSHKSFSAVEEALLYRHVLPESIWKLQNWIGFGREKGLNKGWEAIDEYLYTCISMKRQQVVHTNSLQMSSADEDHKLDWSTAYMESAYKENLGSPDKFLRDTLLSLMVAGRDTTSAALSWFFWLLWKNPSVESKILEEIRRNLSTSELKSKIVFHKKEELQKLVYLHGALCETLRLFPSVPFNQKSPKQPDILPSGHRVDKDSNIILSFYSMGRMESIWGEDCLEFKPERWITERGEIKHEPSYKFIAFSAGPRYCLGKEMSFTQMKIVATTMIYNYKIQVTEGHPIVPRDSVVLEMKYGLKVRLSRRNVR
- the LOC108192651 gene encoding uncharacterized protein LOC108192651, which gives rise to MNGVRGSGGGRQSIRGAPPQGPNRVKERDEDLLLFKELHKKDRVVSLLQPVSDEFEPTGNYALYRMASAKKGPSLEFLAENEKNDYDWLKTPPATPLFPSLEMEANAPDMVVHRELPIIQTLSRFAGNTEVAKQASSTKSTIARSKSPSPKSKVPFRSTTPNRKQMPNPSAEQKKNSKSAPTFFSQKPSLAVTNTSTEQSDRLDATSTPTNSSRISTLPNQRESHLNFFSSNLSKSIGELNLSKTKPTSRGVSPQVMRSIKTTAQTLGVSDETPPNLKTERSASALRAQADRASSALRGRARRPVSAFRDRPETQNPKQINPVVVETATKTVNRRQSCSPSVTRGRKVVSSSTEENSATTPKGKLQGQVFGSRMVDKFLTARKSSTEEKAGPVLRSRMGDSFSSSKKSSDEEKSNGNGRIYGSINESSGFGRLMAKSSLDVAVKHMQQDKQMAKTRQTSVGRRTIS
- the LOC108192421 gene encoding uncharacterized protein LOC108192421 encodes the protein MKSNNNSTSSRVSVVIKPLFSVLSSLAKGKWGTIKTKTETLKAKLVIFSLLKPKHLPALGAISHKIHALVAGSGASDQQHPDRDDQVLDEVQQQQMVEYYYNNYYIDDHEEDDNKYPDLRHCFFDEEEDDGDDPNASAIDQVRNSKQEEGHDFSLEDEIDQVADLFINKFHKRMRIQKLASFKRYQAMLSRST